The window TCGACAGCAGGGTTCGGACGGATCTCATCGGAGTCTCCTTAACTTGTAAAGCAATAATCTGCCATCGACCCCCAGCCCGGTCAATCCGGCGCATTGCCACGGGCTCGTTCAGCTGATAAGAATCGTATCCTTTCCGTCCTTCCCGGGGGTAATTGCCATGAGAGTTCCTCGTCTAAAAACGGCGCTCGCCGCGGCGCTGCTGTGCAGCGTATTGTTTGCATCGCTTGCCGCGTCGGCCCAATCGCCCACGCTGCTGGACCAGCGCAAGGCAGCCGATGCGCTCAACGCTTTCGGCCTGGACCTGGCGCGCAAAATCCTCGCGGACCAGCCGCTGCAAAACGCCTTGATCTCGCCCTACAGCATCAGCAGCGCCCTGCTGATGACCTACAACGGCGCGGACGGCGCGACCAAGGAGCAGATGGCCGCCGTGCTGCACCTCGAGGCCGCGACATTGGATCAGATCAACGCCGAGCAGCAGGCGCTGATGAACACTTTGCAAGGGGCCGACCCCGAGGTGACGATGAACATCGCCAACTCGCTGTGGGCCCGTCAGGGGCTGGAATTCGATCGCGGGTTCGTAGGGCGCAACACCGAATTTTTCAAGGCCGAAGTGCGCGTGCTGGACTTCCTCAGTCCCTCGGCCGCGAGCACGATCAATGCCTGGGTTAAGCAGTCCACCAACGGCAAGATCGCGGGCATCGTCGACAAGGTGCCGCCCGACGCGGTGCTCTATCTGATCAACGCGATCTACTTCTACGGCCAATGGGCCGAGCCGTTCAAACCCGAGCGCACCAGCGACCAGCCGTTCAAAATGCCCGGCGGAGCGATCAAGCAGGCTCCGCTGATGTCGCGCCACGGCGACTTTCCGTACTACGAGAACGAGCAGTTCCAGGCCGTGGCCCTGCACTACGGCGAGAGCGAGTTCAGCATGCTCTTGCTGCTTCCCAAGGACGAGGACGGCCTAGCCGCACTGCAACAGCAGCTTACCGCCGAGAACTGGCAGTCCTGGCGCGGCAGACTCTGTACGCGCGAGGGCTCGGTGCAGGTGCCGCGCTTTAAGCTCGAATACGACAACGAGCTCAGCGACGAGCTCAAGG of the Candidatus Alcyoniella australis genome contains:
- a CDS encoding serpin family protein, with translation MRVPRLKTALAAALLCSVLFASLAASAQSPTLLDQRKAADALNAFGLDLARKILADQPLQNALISPYSISSALLMTYNGADGATKEQMAAVLHLEAATLDQINAEQQALMNTLQGADPEVTMNIANSLWARQGLEFDRGFVGRNTEFFKAEVRVLDFLSPSAASTINAWVKQSTNGKIAGIVDKVPPDAVLYLINAIYFYGQWAEPFKPERTSDQPFKMPGGAIKQAPLMSRHGDFPYYENEQFQAVALHYGESEFSMLLLLPKDEDGLAALQQQLTAENWQSWRGRLCTREGSVQVPRFKLEYDNELSDELKALGMPVAFDKRQADFMAMLANPDPANNLYISRVKHKTFVEVNEKGTEAAAVTSVEISMTSAVPDRPRPFVFRADHPFLFAIQHNATGALLFLGSIVEPQE